Within the Setaria viridis chromosome 3, Setaria_viridis_v4.0, whole genome shotgun sequence genome, the region GGTTTTGACTTCTTTTAGCTTCTGCAGACATAAGGTATTTCCTAATGAATTTCCATTTAGGTTGCTGAGATCCTTAAGGATCGCGCATCGTGGTATCGCGATTGTCGGCATGTTGAAATCCTCCATGTTATCCCTACGGGTAATGGTGGAACGATTGAGCTGATATATATGCAGGTATATGTCTCAATGTCTGCACAGGTTCAGTTTTTTATGTGCTTGTTTATGTACCTGTATGCTATGATTTTGTTGACAGTGTTAATTTCTGTTTTACTTTATAGACTTATGCACTGACAACTCTGGCGGGACCGCGCGACTTTTGGACGCTCCGATACACTAGTGGCCTTGACGATGGCAGTCTTGTGGTATGACTTACCTACTTGATTTACCTGCTGCCATTCTATTCTCATTGTTGTGCTCCGACGAAGCTTAATCTTTTGTTGGATTTAACTTACCTGCTGTTAATTTTTTAATGCCCTTTTCTCAGTTGTGCAAATGCTGCTGTAAATTGTTTCTTTTCACCATTGTGCTAATTGGTGCTTAACTGACACTTCTTTTGCGTTACCATTATATTTGTCCCTTACCCACAGTATTGGTAACAATGTTGCTGTGTCTTGTTCTGTAGATCTGTGAAAGGTCATTGACTCAGTCTACTGGAGGTCCTTGTGGACCTAATGCTCCGACTTTTATCAGAGCTGAGGTCCTTCCTAGTGGTTATCTGATTCGACCATGTGACGGGGGAGGCTCCATGATTTACATTGTGGATCATGTTGATCTGAATGTAAGTAGCAGCGAGTCTTTCATACTAACAAGTTTGCACTTGACTAGTTTTGTAAGTTATGCAGCTATTCTTTTTTGGTGAGCAGAGATGCGTGTCTAATTTATGTTGCGTTTCTACAACAGGCTAAGAGTGTGCCTGAGGTTCTTCGACCACTCTATGAATCTCCTAAGATACTGGCACAGAAGATGACAGCTGCGGTATGTCTCACTGTTCATTCTTATTGTTGCTATGCACTTGTTGGGCTTTTTATGGTACTCCTGAATCTGTAGTTTTTACTGATGCACCAGTGACATGTACTGGTTCGTGTACAGGCATTGCGACACATTAGGCAAATTGCACATGAATCAAGTGGTGAAATCCCCTATGGTGCTGGGCGCCAGCCAGCTGTTCTCAGAACCTTCAGTCAAAGACTCAGCAGGTATGTACAAAGATTGAATAGCTCTCTGTTCTTAAAAGCATTTCCCAGAGTGTCTTTGTTTTGTAATAGCATTCCATGCTAGTCTACTCTATTACTGCTCTGAAATCCAAACTCTAATTTTGCAGAGGCTTCAATGATGCTGTGAGTGGTTTTCCAGATGATGGTTGGTCTCCTTTGTTGAGCAGTGATGGCCCTGAGGATATTACAATTACAGTCAACTCATCTCCAAACAAACTTGTTGGGTCTCATGTCAGCCCCTCCCCATTCTTTTCTGCTATAGGGGGTGGCATTATGTGCGCAAAAGCATCAATGCTACTGCAGGTTTGTTCATGCGCTCGATCATGTTCCTTTCTAAGTAACCATATATACTCCATCTAGTTGACTGAACAAACAGTCTTCATGCTTGTTTGCTTAAATAAAATTATTCTTGTATATTTGATCTTACTCCAATGTACTTCTTTGGATATTGTAGAATGTGCCACCTGCTTTACTTGTGCGATTCTTGAGGGAGCATCGCTCTGAATGGGCCGATCCTGGTGTTGATGCATATTCTGCCGCCTCTTTGAGGGCCAACCCTTATGCTGTGCCAGGTTTAAGGGCTGGTGGATTTATGGGCAACCAGGTTATACTACCCCTTGCACGAACATTGGAGCATGATGAGGTAATTGATTAAATGCGCCCCCTTTCACCCTCTTGTTATGAAGAGCCAATATAAGGTCCATCTAACTAACTATTTTGATTGCAGTCCTTGGAGGTTATTAGGCTTGAAGGACATGGTTTTAGCCACGATGAGGTGCTTATGTCTCGAGATATGTTCCTTCTGCAGGTATTAGGCCTTTCCAATTTGATTCTTGGTTTATGGTCCATGGCCTTTTCTATATTCTTCTGATCGCATGTATATTACCTGTTATCACAGCTTTGCACTGGGGTTGATGAGAGTGCTCCTGGTGCATGTGCACAGCTTGTCTTTGCACCTATTGATGAATCTTTTGCTGATGATGCGCCATTGCTACCCTCAGGCTTCCGTGTTATACCACTGGATGATAAAATGGTTAGTACATTTTTATTTAATTAGTTAATCTTAGAGTCCAATTTCTTGGCCTTACCAGTTGTCACACTGGTTATTCATTATGCACTCAAACTGCAGGATGTGCCCTCTGCCACACGCACACTAGACCTTGCTTCAGCGCTTGAGGTTGGATCAGGTGCAGGCTCACGTTCCCCAAGTGATGCGTCGGGTTCATGCACCACGCGATCAGTCCTGACTATCGCCTTCCAGTTCTCATTCGAGAATCACCTACGTGAAAGTGTGGCAGCAATGGCCAGGCAGTATGTCAGGGGTGTGATGGCATCTGTGCAGAGGGTGGCCATGGCAATTGCTCCCTCCCGCCTTGGCTCACATATCCAACTGAAGCACCCGCATCCTCCGGGCTCTCCTGAGGCACTTGCACTTGCTACTTGGATTGGCAGGAGCTACAGGTAGAACCTTACTTCTCAGCTAGCTGAGCGTTCTTTGTTTGATGCACACTCACTGGTTTTGTTAATGTTCTGATCATCTATAGAATTTATTAATGTTCTGTTCATCGATAACATGTATTAGTGTTGTGTTCATCGAAGCATTATCCTGGAATTTGTGTTATAAAGTTGCGAAGTTGTTGATGATTTCAAAATTACAGGGTGCACACTGGATCGGAGATCCGCTGGTCGGACACTGAAGGCGTGGACAATCCCCTAATGCCTTTCTGGAAGCACAGTGACGCAATTCTCTGCTGCTCTCTGAAGGTCAGTTGGTGAATGCCTGTTGATTTCATGATCCAATTGCTACCTTATGCCATAACCTGAAACCGGGCACTGATTTGTTGTCGACTACTGCAGCCTCCATTCATGCTCAAGTTCGCCAACAGCGCCGGCTTTGACATCCTAGAGACGACGATGGTGAACATCCAGGACATGCCGCTGGAGGGGGTCCTTGACGAAGAGGGGCGGAAGTTACTGTTCTCGGAGCTCCCCAAGATCATGCAGCAGGTATTGATCGACCAGGGTTGTACCCTTCCCAGCATGCATGATGAAAGACATTGAGTCTGAAAATGTGGCTGCGTCTGTTCTCCTGGGCAGGGCTTTGCGTACCTCCCTGGCGGTGTGTGCCGGTCGAGCATGGGGCGGCAGGCGTCGTACGAGCAGGCGGTGGCCTGGAAGGTGGTGGGCGATGACGGTGCGCCGCAGGGCCTGGCGCTCATGCTCGTCAACTGGACCTTCATCTGATGCTGCTGCTCCTGTGCTTCGACTTCACTCGCCAGAGCAAAGGGTTGGACGAAGCCCTCATCACCACCATCAGATGGTGACTGTATCCTACTACCTAGTTGCTTGCATTGCACCTATGTGCTGCTGTATCATGTGTGCTGTAATGACTCGAGACCTGAAATGTTTGCTATTCCTGCTATGTTTGGAGTTTCTGTATCTTCTGGATCAAGACAAGTGCTGCTGCAGTTTGTGTGAGGTTGAAGACCTAGTACTAAATCATCTGTGAGATGTATGGATCATTGACCATGCATGGTTTCGGTGATGTTGTGCTATGCTGAATGGGTTGATGAAGTATGCTTGAATGCTTGATGCTGTGTTGCTCAAAATTTCCTCATTTTTTCATGTGCCTCTGTTTGATTGACTACACTGAACTGggagctggagcctggagggcGCCAGGTGAATGAAGACCACAGTCAGTCACTCTTTATATCAAATGCATAATTCCTACTAGCTTACATCTGCTTGCAAGTGATCTATCTTTGGTATTTGCCAGTTCATGTGAAGGAGATTTGCACTTTTCACTGCTATGAAGTGTCCACAGAGTTGTCGGACCAGTGTATTTTTCAGTCGAACTGTGTTTTTCAGCGTGGGTTGGGCGAGAAAGAAGGGGTGGCATGAAAAATTGAGAGTAGCTAAGCAAAAGAGGGCAGAAGAGGGGATAGGAGGATTCAGGATGCAACCTATCCTGTGTGCTATGTCATGCTGTGCTGCTGTAACGAATCGAGACGTGAAATGTTTGTTATTCCTGTTGTGTTCTAAGTTTCAGTACCCCATGGATCCAGacagtgctgctgctgcagtttGTGTTAGGTTAAAGACCTAGTACTATCATCTTTGAGGTGGTCATGAACAATGGAGAGATGCACTGCGGGCCGTGGGCCTGTCAATGCAGCCGTGGTGGGCTtgtgatgatgacgacgatgacgggCTGAATGGCGTGGAGTTCGGTCGGGCTCGACCCAGCCAGCCCATCAACATCCGTCCCCTTCCTTCCTCGCCGCACCCGCCACTTCCCCGtgaagccgccgcccgccatggcCATGCTCTCGCTCTCCTCCCgccccctcgcctccctccgCCCGAACCGCCCCAACCctcccctccaccgcctcctccgccccaaGCCCCTCGcttccacctccgcctccgccctcaCGCCGCCAACTCCCCTCTCCGACCCCACCCCGCCCCCCGACGCCGACCCCACCCCGCTCTTCCTCCGCCCGGCGACCcacccggccccggccgccgccctcgccgccttccgccgccgcgcggccgcgctcgtcccgccctccgcgccgcacctccaccgccacctccgctggctcctcgccgccgccgccgccgccgccgatccctcCTCCGACCCGGcgctcctccgcgcgccgcTGGGCGACCTCGAGGCCATGTGGGCCCGCCACGTGCGTGACCGGCGCCCGTTCCAGTACGTGGTCGGGAACGAGCACTGGCGGGACCTGGTGGTGGCCGTGAGGGACGGCGTGCTCATCCCGCGCCCCGAGACAGAGGCCGTGGTGGACATGGTGAGGAATGTGGAGGGGTTCGCGGACGGGTGGTGGGCGGACCTCGGCACCGGGAGCGGCGCCatcgccgtggccgtggcgagGGAGCTCGGACCCGAGGGGAAGGTGTTCGCAGTTGATGTCAGCGAGGTGGCCATCGAGGTCGCGCGGCTCAACGTCCAGAGGTACGGAATGCAGGTGAGCGTGAGCCTAGGGATTGTGTTTCCCTTTGAAATTGAGGAAGAACGCGGCTCAAATGTTTGTTCGAGGTGTCAAACTGCTAATTTGCAGCTTGCATTTTCGGCACATGCTGTATCTCTCATTCTCTGATAGCCTATCCACCTAAAGATTTATGAGCGACACATCAACACACCCTAAGTAGTGTCAATAAAGGTCTGGGAAGTAAAAGGGAAAACTATCAACAAGCTCCGGGTTTATAATTATTAAGCATAGTTCAATTTGTTTGACCTTGCAGAAGTACTAGAAACTCACTGTTGATTAGAGTTTTGCTATGTTGAAATTAGGATAAAGTTGAAATAAGGCACGGTTCGTGGTTTGAACCTCTGGAAGATGTGAAAGGAAAACTCATGGGTGTGATTAGTAATCCCCCATATATACCAACTGATGATCTACCTCGACTGCAACCTGAGGTTGGTTGGCATGAACCAAAGTTGGCGCTTGACGGAGGCAAGGACGGCCTTGAGCATCTGCTCCATCTTTGTGAAGGGTTATCTTCAGTTCTGAAGCCTGGAGGTTTCTTTGTTTTTGAGGTAAACATCATCCAAGACTTTTTCTCAAAGTCTGTTATGTTATCACTGCACATATGATTCATGAATTCAGCATGTTTATGTTATTTGGAAACTTAAATTTTTTCCTTTCCAGATGTTCTCCTATATAACTGAATTGGAACTTTAATTGCTATGATCACTTAGTAAAGCAACATTGAATTTGTTTAAAAGACTTGATGTTCTTATGGAAGTATCTCAAGCTATGAGACAAGAAAACTGTTGCTTCTGCACCCATTATGATTCGTGACTACCCCAATCCTGTCCCCTTACTAAGCTTTGACTCATTTCTTACAAAGTGACATGCACATAGTTCATGTTGCTTTGCAAATCTTGTTATATTGTTATTGTTGCTCCAAAGAAATGTAACACTCAAATACCTCTATGTTTGTGTTTGGCAGACTAATGGCAATAAGCAGTCTGAGTTCCTTGTTGATTTGATAAGCACAAAGTGGAGTTCTTCTTTTCATAATGTGGAGGCAGTATTAGACTTCGCAGAAATCAAGCGTTTTGTAACAGGATATCGCAGATGAACACCAAAGCATGGATGTTGATGTAGTTCTTGGGGGCGAATTTTCCCCGCTTAGACTTTGGTAAGAATCATGTCACTAGTGACTTGGATACAATGCAGCAGTTTTATACATTAGCTGGATAGTGTCTTAGTTTTAATCGTTCACGTGTTTTCTCTTGCGTCTTTGACT harbors:
- the LOC117849772 gene encoding homeobox-leucine zipper protein HOX33, with the translated sequence MAAVASRERLSPGAAPQVDTGKYVRYTPEQVEALERVYSECPKPSSLRRQQLIRDCPILSNIEPKQIKVWFQNRRCREKQRKEASRLQTVNRKLSAMNKLLMEENDRLQKQVSRLVYDNGYMKNQLHSPSVATTDTSCESVVTSGQQYQQQNPAVPHPPQRDANNPAGLLAIAEETLAEFMSKATGTAVNWVQMVGMKPGPDSVGIIAVSHNCSGVAARACGLVSLEPTKVAEILKDRASWYRDCRHVEILHVIPTGNGGTIELIYMQTYALTTLAGPRDFWTLRYTSGLDDGSLVICERSLTQSTGGPCGPNAPTFIRAEVLPSGYLIRPCDGGGSMIYIVDHVDLNAKSVPEVLRPLYESPKILAQKMTAAALRHIRQIAHESSGEIPYGAGRQPAVLRTFSQRLSRGFNDAVSGFPDDGWSPLLSSDGPEDITITVNSSPNKLVGSHVSPSPFFSAIGGGIMCAKASMLLQNVPPALLVRFLREHRSEWADPGVDAYSAASLRANPYAVPGLRAGGFMGNQVILPLARTLEHDESLEVIRLEGHGFSHDEVLMSRDMFLLQLCTGVDESAPGACAQLVFAPIDESFADDAPLLPSGFRVIPLDDKMDVPSATRTLDLASALEVGSGAGSRSPSDASGSCTTRSVLTIAFQFSFENHLRESVAAMARQYVRGVMASVQRVAMAIAPSRLGSHIQLKHPHPPGSPEALALATWIGRSYRVHTGSEIRWSDTEGVDNPLMPFWKHSDAILCCSLKPPFMLKFANSAGFDILETTMVNIQDMPLEGVLDEEGRKLLFSELPKIMQQGFAYLPGGVCRSSMGRQASYEQAVAWKVVGDDGAPQGLALMLVNWTFI
- the LOC117849398 gene encoding uncharacterized protein codes for the protein MAWSSVGLDPASPSTSVPFLPRRTRHFPVKPPPAMAMLSLSSRPLASLRPNRPNPPLHRLLRPKPLASTSASALTPPTPLSDPTPPPDADPTPLFLRPATHPAPAAALAAFRRRAAALVPPSAPHLHRHLRWLLAAAAAAADPSSDPALLRAPLGDLEAMWARHVRDRRPFQYVVGNEHWRDLVVAVRDGVLIPRPETEAVVDMVRNVEGFADGWWADLGTGSGAIAVAVARELGPEGKVFAVDVSEVAIEVARLNVQRYGMQDKVEIRHGSWFEPLEDVKGKLMGVISNPPYIPTDDLPRLQPEVGWHEPKLALDGGKDGLEHLLHLCEGLSSVLKPGGFFVFETNGNKQSEFLVDLISTKWSSSFHNVEAVLDFAEIKRFVTGYRR